The proteins below are encoded in one region of Polynucleobacter sp. AP-Elch-400A-B2:
- a CDS encoding SURF1 family protein, which produces MATLSALMVIVVGCGAGIWQLNRAEQKIRLGESLSARLQMPILNANANSLTLEQATERRILARGRFIQDEAIWLDNRPRPIPEGATGAAGQSGFYVMMPLKLDGQELVLWVNRGWAPRNNENRIDLPPVKTVSEVVTVEGIAFPHPGRVYELGKKDATQVRPRIEQNFDLGLEAQSHQWKQLPFIVRESGSSKEDGLLRNWPSPTNGVDRHYAYAFQWFALALTGFLFWLINGLMKYRRELAVNGDRG; this is translated from the coding sequence GTGGCTACATTATCAGCTCTTATGGTGATTGTAGTTGGCTGCGGCGCTGGTATTTGGCAGCTAAACCGAGCAGAGCAAAAGATTCGCTTGGGTGAATCTTTAAGTGCCAGACTACAAATGCCTATTCTGAATGCGAATGCCAATAGCTTGACCCTAGAGCAGGCTACAGAGCGCCGAATTCTAGCTCGTGGACGTTTTATTCAAGATGAGGCGATTTGGCTGGATAACCGTCCCCGCCCCATTCCCGAGGGCGCTACTGGCGCTGCAGGACAATCCGGTTTTTATGTGATGATGCCTTTGAAATTGGATGGCCAAGAGCTTGTACTTTGGGTGAACCGAGGTTGGGCTCCTCGTAACAACGAAAATCGTATTGACTTACCCCCAGTTAAAACGGTCAGTGAAGTGGTGACTGTTGAGGGGATTGCTTTCCCTCATCCTGGAAGGGTTTATGAGCTTGGAAAAAAGGACGCTACCCAAGTAAGACCTCGGATTGAGCAAAATTTTGATTTAGGTCTTGAGGCTCAAAGTCATCAATGGAAGCAACTTCCGTTCATCGTTCGAGAGTCTGGCTCTTCGAAAGAGGATGGTTTACTAAGAAATTGGCCCTCCCCAACAAACGGAGTCGATCGCCATTATGCTTATGCATTCCAGTGGTTTGCTTTGGCATTGACTGGATTTTTATTTTGGCTCATCAATGGGCTCATGAAATATCGGCGAGAGCTTGCTGTGAATGGAGATAGAGGGTGA
- the coxB gene encoding cytochrome c oxidase subunit II, with product MNLFGKVTRASLYLVAAFGAAFARAAEDMQGGPAVNQLNFTAPATKIMAEIHWLHWMMLVICALIFVGVFGVMFYSILKHRKSLGAKSASFHESTTVEIIWTIIPLIIVIGMALPATKTVVAMKDTTNSDVTIKTTGYQWKWGYDYIKGEGEGISFLSTLATSREAINNLAPKSNTYLMEVDNEMVVPVGKKIRIITTANDVIHAWAVPAFGVKQDAIPGFVRDTWFRAEKIGTYRGQCSELCGAQHAFMPIVVRVVSQEDYTKWVDEKKKEMGATSDDPSKVYTLDEQKERGAKVYASNCAACHQPNGKGAGAFPALDGSKMVLGPKSGQYNILINGKGAMPKWAGVISDGDIAAVMTYTRNSWGNKTGEVIQTQDIVSARAGK from the coding sequence ATGAATTTATTTGGAAAAGTCACTAGGGCCTCGCTCTATTTAGTAGCAGCCTTTGGCGCTGCATTTGCACGTGCGGCTGAAGATATGCAGGGTGGTCCAGCAGTAAATCAGCTGAATTTTACTGCTCCAGCCACAAAAATCATGGCAGAGATTCATTGGTTGCATTGGATGATGTTGGTCATCTGCGCGCTCATTTTTGTGGGCGTATTTGGCGTGATGTTTTATTCCATCTTGAAGCACCGTAAATCCTTAGGTGCTAAGTCTGCTTCTTTCCATGAAAGCACTACTGTTGAAATTATTTGGACAATCATTCCTTTGATCATTGTTATCGGTATGGCATTGCCAGCAACTAAGACGGTTGTAGCAATGAAAGACACTACCAATTCTGACGTCACTATTAAGACTACTGGTTATCAGTGGAAGTGGGGTTACGACTACATCAAAGGCGAAGGCGAAGGAATTAGTTTCTTGTCTACCCTTGCTACTTCCCGTGAGGCTATTAATAATCTCGCGCCAAAATCAAATACGTATTTGATGGAAGTGGACAATGAGATGGTGGTGCCAGTTGGTAAAAAGATTCGCATTATTACTACTGCAAATGATGTAATCCATGCGTGGGCAGTTCCAGCATTTGGCGTAAAGCAGGATGCTATTCCTGGTTTTGTTCGTGACACTTGGTTCCGTGCAGAAAAAATCGGTACTTACCGTGGTCAATGTTCAGAGCTATGTGGCGCACAGCATGCTTTTATGCCGATCGTAGTGAGAGTCGTCTCCCAAGAGGATTACACCAAGTGGGTAGATGAGAAGAAAAAAGAAATGGGCGCAACATCTGATGACCCATCCAAGGTTTACACCTTAGATGAGCAGAAAGAGCGTGGCGCCAAGGTTTATGCGTCTAACTGCGCAGCATGTCACCAGCCAAATGGTAAAGGTGCTGGCGCCTTCCCGGCATTAGATGGCAGCAAGATGGTGCTTGGACCAAAATCTGGCCAATACAACATTCTTATTAATGGCAAGGGTGCAATGCCAAAGTGGGCAGGTGTGATTTCTGATGGCGATATTGCTGCAGTAATGACCTATACCCGCAATTCATGGGGAAATAAAACGGGCGAAGTAATTCAGACCCAAGATATTGTCTCTGCGCGTGCTGGCAAGTAA
- a CDS encoding cytochrome oxidase small assembly protein, with the protein MLQESKVAAHKSQSASNRRLGFILLTVVLVFFLGILIKRGLLG; encoded by the coding sequence ATGCTGCAGGAATCTAAAGTAGCGGCGCACAAATCCCAATCTGCCAGTAACCGCAGATTGGGTTTTATTCTTTTAACTGTTGTTCTAGTGTTTTTTCTGGGCATCCTGATTAAACGAGGCCTGCTGGGTTAA
- a CDS encoding DUF2970 domain-containing protein translates to MSKKSSFTQSMIAVLWAFLGVRKKSGLQEDVASLSFIHIIIAGVLGALIFMGILLLIVKAVVSH, encoded by the coding sequence ATGAGTAAGAAAAGTTCATTTACGCAATCTATGATCGCGGTCTTGTGGGCCTTTTTGGGTGTACGTAAGAAATCAGGTCTGCAGGAAGATGTTGCTTCGTTAAGTTTTATCCACATTATTATTGCGGGAGTTTTAGGTGCCTTGATTTTTATGGGCATACTCCTTTTGATAGTTAAAGCAGTTGTGTCCCATTGA
- a CDS encoding SCO family protein, whose amino-acid sequence MNMNSKKSYLYIARLLILSLTAAVLLACSPQQNFKNVDITGSKAFGTDFSLLDPDGKVRTLADFKGKVVLMFFGYTQCPDVCPTTLTEMQQVMTLLGPQADKVQVLFVTVDPERDTAAILKQYVPAFDSRFLGLRPADEAALERVTKDFKVYYQKVPGMSSGSYTMDHMAGSYAFDPEGHLRLYIKHAQGAETLAQDLKELLK is encoded by the coding sequence ATGAATATGAATTCCAAAAAATCTTACTTGTATATTGCACGCCTATTGATCTTGTCGCTGACTGCTGCAGTTCTATTGGCTTGCAGTCCACAACAGAACTTTAAGAATGTGGATATTACGGGGAGTAAGGCGTTTGGTACTGACTTTAGTTTGCTCGATCCCGACGGAAAGGTCAGAACGCTTGCTGACTTTAAAGGCAAGGTTGTTTTGATGTTCTTTGGTTATACGCAGTGTCCTGATGTTTGCCCTACAACACTCACTGAGATGCAGCAGGTCATGACTTTATTGGGTCCTCAGGCAGATAAGGTGCAGGTACTGTTCGTCACTGTGGATCCAGAAAGAGATACCGCGGCTATATTAAAACAGTATGTGCCGGCATTTGATTCACGCTTCTTGGGTTTGCGCCCAGCAGATGAAGCGGCTTTGGAAAGGGTGACTAAGGACTTTAAGGTTTACTACCAGAAAGTGCCAGGTATGAGTTCTGGGTCTTACACCATGGATCACATGGCAGGAAGTTATGCATTTGATCCAGAAGGGCATTTACGTCTTTACATCAAGCATGCGCAAGGTGCTGAGACCTTGGCGCAAGACTTAAAAGAGCTTCTGAAATAA
- a CDS encoding cytochrome c oxidase assembly protein, protein MSAIASINRQILLKLLIASVMMFGFGYALVPMYKALCEVTGINVVTSKNDYGVRAYSANKVGNTQVDYSRKVTIEFDSNSRGPFTFRPVKNFLEVHPGEMTEIVYEVTNNLSRPVDAQAIPSYAPKSAMEFFTKLECFCFQQQTLAPHEMKKMPVVFVIDAGLPADVKTITLSYTFFELGIGQQPAGSTTPKSKAAS, encoded by the coding sequence ATGTCTGCTATTGCCTCCATTAACCGCCAAATCTTGCTGAAGCTATTGATAGCTTCAGTCATGATGTTTGGTTTTGGTTATGCACTAGTGCCAATGTATAAAGCTTTGTGTGAGGTGACCGGTATTAATGTGGTCACTAGCAAGAATGACTATGGTGTTCGTGCCTACAGTGCAAATAAGGTTGGCAATACTCAGGTCGACTATTCACGTAAGGTGACTATTGAGTTTGATTCCAATAGCCGCGGCCCTTTTACTTTTCGTCCAGTTAAGAACTTCTTAGAAGTGCATCCAGGCGAAATGACGGAGATCGTTTACGAAGTCACTAATAATTTAAGTCGCCCTGTTGATGCTCAAGCTATTCCAAGCTACGCACCTAAAAGCGCCATGGAATTCTTTACTAAACTAGAGTGTTTTTGTTTTCAGCAGCAAACCTTGGCGCCCCATGAAATGAAGAAGATGCCAGTTGTGTTTGTCATTGATGCCGGCTTACCTGCTGATGTGAAAACAATTACCTTGTCATATACCTTCTTTGAGTTGGGTATTGGTCAGCAGCCAGCTGGCTCAACAACACCGAAATCAAAAGCAGCATCATGA
- a CDS encoding methyltransferase domain-containing protein: MTQSIRWLQDEIAMRMLQKLDIVKLEPKDILLIPDFPGVHSSFLTKRFPGIRFHSAPERELSGFNLFKLRVARFWNSRMKSASLISLDDYKKTGRINLPNNSVDLVVSVLLIQDLADPKHFLQECWRVLKEGGLLTFSYLGPDTAKELRAEILAQELPIQNLASPWDMHDMGDALLGERFSDPVMDMEFLGLDYVSDSVLLSDARALNLLSSDYQNSAIAAQLPQKLTLEVVYGHAWALGKNLAKAQDDVAYIDLNQIGRKTRNDPAKV, translated from the coding sequence ATGACCCAATCAATCAGATGGCTTCAGGATGAAATTGCAATGCGTATGTTGCAAAAATTAGACATCGTGAAATTAGAGCCAAAAGACATTTTGCTGATTCCAGATTTTCCTGGAGTACATAGTTCTTTTCTGACAAAACGCTTTCCAGGAATTCGTTTTCATAGTGCGCCAGAACGTGAACTATCAGGCTTTAATTTATTTAAATTGAGGGTGGCTCGTTTTTGGAACTCAAGGATGAAGTCGGCATCCCTTATTTCTCTGGATGACTATAAGAAAACAGGCCGCATTAATCTTCCCAATAATTCTGTAGATTTAGTAGTGAGCGTTCTCTTAATTCAGGATTTGGCCGATCCCAAGCATTTTTTGCAGGAGTGCTGGCGAGTGCTCAAAGAAGGTGGATTACTGACATTCAGTTATTTGGGTCCTGATACTGCCAAAGAGCTCAGAGCTGAAATCTTGGCGCAAGAATTACCCATTCAAAACTTGGCTAGCCCTTGGGATATGCACGATATGGGGGATGCCCTGCTGGGCGAGCGTTTTTCTGACCCAGTGATGGATATGGAGTTTTTGGGTTTGGACTATGTCTCTGACAGCGTCCTTTTGTCAGACGCAAGAGCGCTCAATTTGCTTAGTTCCGACTATCAAAATAGCGCCATAGCTGCTCAATTACCTCAAAAACTGACCTTAGAGGTGGTTTATGGGCATGCCTGGGCTTTGGGTAAGAACCTCGCCAAGGCGCAAGATGATGTCGCTTATATTGATTTAAATCAAATAGGACGTAAGACTAGGAATGATCCTGCTAAAGTGTAA
- the ctaD gene encoding cytochrome c oxidase subunit I, with amino-acid sequence MSTISTTHDHAHDHAHDDHTPHGWRRWLFATNHKDIGTMYLIFSFISLLAGGVMALGIRLELFQPGLQFLRPEFFNQLTTMHGLVMVFGAIMPAFVGFANWMVPLQIGASDMAFARMNNFSFWILPVAACLLFGSFLAPGGAPAGGWTLYAPLTSQMGPGLDMAIFALHLLGASSIMGSINIIVTILNMRAPGLTLMKMPMFCWTWLITAYLLIAVMPVLAGAITMVLTDRHFGTSFFNAAGGGDPVMFQHIFWFFGHPEVYIMILPAFGIVSEIIPAFSRKTLFGYSSMVYATASIAILSFIVWAHHMFATGMPVTGQLFFMYATMLIAVPTGVKIFNWVATMWKGSMTFETPMLWSVGFIFVFTMGGFTGLILALAPIDIGLQDTYYVVAHFHYVLVAGSLFAMFAGFYYWCPKWTGYMANETRGKIHFWSSMIFFNVTFFPMHFLGLAGMPRRYADYPTQFADFNTIASIGALGFGLSQVYFLVFVVLPAYKAKGEKASMKPWDGAKGLEWTIPSPAPHHTFETPPTTAELNAAGI; translated from the coding sequence ATGAGCACCATTTCAACTACCCACGATCACGCACACGACCATGCGCATGATGACCATACGCCACATGGCTGGCGTCGTTGGTTGTTTGCAACCAACCACAAAGACATCGGTACGATGTATCTGATCTTCTCGTTTATCAGCTTACTGGCTGGTGGCGTAATGGCTCTGGGTATTCGTTTGGAGTTGTTCCAACCAGGTTTGCAATTTTTACGTCCTGAGTTCTTTAACCAGTTAACCACCATGCACGGTTTGGTAATGGTGTTTGGCGCCATCATGCCGGCTTTCGTTGGCTTTGCGAACTGGATGGTTCCTTTGCAAATCGGCGCATCCGATATGGCTTTTGCTCGTATGAATAACTTTAGCTTCTGGATTTTGCCAGTAGCTGCTTGTTTATTATTTGGTTCATTCTTAGCTCCTGGTGGTGCCCCTGCAGGTGGTTGGACTTTATATGCTCCACTGACATCACAGATGGGCCCAGGTTTAGATATGGCCATCTTTGCACTCCACTTATTGGGTGCTTCTTCAATCATGGGTTCGATTAACATCATTGTGACCATCTTGAACATGCGCGCTCCTGGCTTGACTTTGATGAAGATGCCCATGTTCTGCTGGACATGGTTGATTACTGCATACTTGTTGATCGCCGTTATGCCTGTTCTGGCAGGTGCGATCACTATGGTTTTGACAGATCGTCACTTCGGTACTTCTTTCTTCAATGCAGCTGGTGGCGGTGATCCAGTTATGTTCCAGCACATTTTCTGGTTCTTTGGGCATCCAGAGGTTTACATCATGATTCTTCCAGCATTCGGAATCGTGAGCGAAATTATTCCTGCTTTCTCAAGAAAAACTTTGTTTGGTTATAGCTCCATGGTTTATGCAACTGCATCCATTGCGATCTTGTCATTCATCGTTTGGGCTCACCACATGTTTGCAACTGGCATGCCGGTAACTGGCCAACTGTTCTTTATGTATGCCACGATGTTGATTGCTGTTCCAACAGGTGTAAAGATTTTCAACTGGGTTGCAACTATGTGGAAAGGTTCCATGACCTTTGAAACCCCGATGTTGTGGTCAGTTGGATTTATATTTGTATTTACTATGGGTGGTTTTACTGGCTTGATATTGGCCTTAGCACCTATTGATATTGGCTTGCAAGATACGTACTACGTTGTTGCTCACTTCCACTATGTTCTAGTGGCCGGCTCTTTATTTGCGATGTTTGCTGGTTTTTACTACTGGTGTCCAAAGTGGACTGGCTATATGGCTAATGAGACTCGCGGCAAGATCCATTTCTGGTCTTCCATGATTTTCTTTAACGTCACTTTCTTCCCAATGCACTTCCTTGGCTTGGCAGGTATGCCACGTCGTTATGCTGACTACCCAACCCAGTTTGCTGACTTCAATACGATCGCATCTATTGGCGCACTCGGATTTGGTTTGTCTCAGGTTTACTTCTTGGTATTTGTTGTGTTGCCAGCCTATAAGGCCAAAGGCGAAAAAGCATCTATGAAGCCATGGGATGGCGCTAAAGGTTTAGAGTGGACAATACCGTCACCAGCACCGCACCACACATTTGAAACGCCTCCAACTACTGCAGAGTTAAATGCTGCAGGAATCTAA
- a CDS encoding twin transmembrane helix small protein: MKWVIPVVLLIIVGSLGSALYFMMKDKGRSSRMVQSLMLRIGLSIVLFLGILIAHYFGYIEATGVQVGTN, from the coding sequence ATGAAATGGGTTATTCCAGTTGTACTGCTAATCATTGTTGGGAGCTTAGGCTCAGCACTCTACTTCATGATGAAAGATAAGGGTCGCAGCTCAAGAATGGTTCAGTCACTTATGCTACGTATTGGACTGTCAATCGTACTCTTCTTAGGAATTCTGATTGCCCACTACTTTGGCTATATCGAAGCTACTGGTGTGCAAGTGGGAACAAACTAA
- a CDS encoding cytochrome c oxidase subunit 3: MSSNSTPYYFVPALSSHPASAALGLLAFTAGMSGWVNHAAWGGPVTAAGVLWVLFVLYNWFGDTIAESNSGKNGVNVDISYRWSMAWFIFSEIMFFGAFFAALFYARNIAMPWMGDVESKLLWPNFQAVWPNDGPAGLVEKFTTMGPWPIPTINTLLLLSSGVTVTYAHHAIRENHMKKAIIGLAATVGLGMIFLGFQMYEYYHAYHALNLKLTSGVYGSTFFMLTGFHGFHVFLGGLMLAIVLRRMIRGDFTAENHFAFEGAAWYWHFVDVVWLGLYIAVYWM, from the coding sequence ATGTCATCCAATTCAACCCCTTACTATTTTGTTCCTGCACTATCCAGTCATCCAGCTTCGGCAGCTTTAGGTTTGCTTGCTTTTACTGCTGGCATGTCTGGCTGGGTAAACCACGCAGCTTGGGGAGGCCCAGTAACTGCAGCCGGTGTACTGTGGGTGTTATTCGTCCTGTACAACTGGTTTGGAGACACCATTGCTGAATCCAACTCTGGTAAGAATGGTGTGAACGTTGATATCTCTTATCGTTGGTCGATGGCTTGGTTCATCTTCTCGGAGATTATGTTTTTCGGCGCATTCTTTGCTGCCTTGTTCTACGCGCGCAATATTGCGATGCCTTGGATGGGAGACGTAGAAAGCAAATTACTCTGGCCGAATTTCCAGGCTGTTTGGCCTAATGATGGCCCTGCTGGTTTAGTAGAGAAATTTACCACTATGGGTCCATGGCCCATTCCAACGATTAATACTTTATTGCTTTTGTCTTCCGGTGTGACTGTAACTTACGCCCACCATGCGATTCGTGAAAACCACATGAAGAAAGCGATCATCGGCTTGGCTGCTACTGTTGGCCTTGGCATGATCTTCTTGGGCTTTCAGATGTATGAGTATTACCATGCATATCATGCCTTGAACTTGAAGTTAACTTCAGGCGTTTATGGCTCAACATTCTTTATGTTGACTGGTTTCCATGGCTTCCACGTATTCCTTGGCGGCTTGATGTTGGCGATTGTTCTCCGTCGCATGATCCGCGGCGACTTTACTGCTGAAAATCATTTTGCGTTTGAGGGTGCCGCTTGGTATTGGCACTTTGTTGACGTCGTTTGGCTTGGTCTGTACATCGCTGTTTACTGGATGTAG
- a CDS encoding ComF family protein — protein MTQYTQRPMHPKENIFQTICSHLLPSACIICGVFQRLTLCLHCSIQLESDQLSNYECCQQCGLTLEAGELKEKRCRECIANPPYFDETHCLDRYDGRLQTALHLLKYQRRLACAHGLASAWNQLMAQSLNNLCADYLLPVPLSSEKLCSRGFNQSWELARRIDCGKHIYKNPHILRRHHHVQHQAKENRANRQIAIQDMFYINPQFQGQLESASVIVFDDVMTSGATLNEIARVLKDNGVSHVINWVLLRTLYPASRS, from the coding sequence TTGACTCAGTATACTCAGCGACCCATGCATCCAAAAGAGAATATTTTCCAAACAATTTGTTCTCACTTACTACCAAGCGCATGTATTATTTGCGGGGTATTTCAGCGACTCACTCTTTGCCTTCATTGCTCCATCCAATTAGAATCAGATCAGCTATCTAATTACGAATGCTGTCAGCAATGCGGCCTTACTCTTGAAGCTGGGGAGCTGAAAGAAAAACGCTGCCGAGAGTGCATCGCTAATCCACCCTACTTTGATGAAACTCACTGTCTCGATCGCTACGACGGTAGATTACAAACTGCCTTACATCTGCTGAAATATCAGCGACGCCTTGCTTGTGCACATGGACTGGCATCAGCATGGAATCAGCTGATGGCTCAGAGCTTAAATAATTTATGCGCAGACTATTTACTACCGGTGCCACTGAGTTCAGAAAAATTATGCTCTCGCGGTTTTAATCAAAGCTGGGAATTAGCCAGGCGGATTGATTGTGGCAAACACATCTATAAAAACCCACACATCTTGAGACGCCACCATCATGTCCAGCATCAAGCCAAGGAGAATCGCGCTAATCGTCAAATTGCTATTCAAGATATGTTCTATATCAACCCTCAATTTCAAGGGCAACTAGAATCCGCCTCAGTAATTGTGTTTGACGATGTCATGACCAGTGGTGCAACCCTAAATGAAATCGCCCGCGTATTGAAGGACAATGGGGTATCTCATGTTATTAATTGGGTTCTTTTACGAACGCTGTACCCAGCCTCCCGAAGTTAA
- a CDS encoding heme A synthase gives MSSLLLLAELAAIAIVFAGLPLAYLWTRPAYNFFQKLNWVLVFMTFDLIVFGAFTRLTDSGLGCPDWPGCYGTSNPWHAISEIQQAEASMPTGPVTVIKAWIEMIHRYLAMTVGALILIQVAVAWSKLRSLGTKPLLGSLGLLILVCIQGAFGAWTVTLKLQPIIVTIHLMLALTLLACLTTYAQQEWMGKSSPATHLHSKYLSAKLLLLAAVVLCMQIFLGAWVSTNYAVLACPDFPTCMDRLWPETAWQEGFTLWRGLGLNAQGESITPVALQTIHWAHRVFAMVAVVVLGALGMSALSLSNSTSSGIARIAKLLIGLLVLQALTGISNVVFQWPLLAALMHTAGSAALVFCLVRLVQWSSWTAPIHMKMSKSL, from the coding sequence ATGAGTAGCTTGCTATTACTTGCGGAGTTAGCTGCAATCGCAATTGTCTTTGCGGGTCTACCTTTGGCCTATCTCTGGACTAGGCCGGCTTATAACTTTTTCCAAAAACTTAATTGGGTTTTGGTTTTCATGACGTTTGACTTGATTGTGTTTGGCGCCTTTACTCGCCTAACGGACTCTGGTCTGGGATGTCCTGATTGGCCTGGTTGTTATGGCACATCAAATCCATGGCATGCGATTAGTGAGATCCAGCAAGCTGAGGCGAGCATGCCTACGGGCCCTGTGACTGTGATCAAGGCTTGGATTGAAATGATTCATCGCTATTTAGCGATGACAGTCGGCGCGCTGATTTTGATTCAGGTGGCAGTTGCCTGGAGCAAGCTCCGTAGCCTGGGTACTAAACCTTTATTGGGCAGTCTTGGCTTGCTGATTCTGGTATGTATTCAGGGTGCATTTGGTGCCTGGACAGTCACGCTGAAATTACAGCCTATTATTGTGACGATTCACTTAATGTTAGCTTTGACTTTGTTGGCGTGTTTAACGACTTATGCGCAACAAGAGTGGATGGGTAAATCTTCCCCAGCTACTCACCTGCACAGCAAGTATCTTTCTGCAAAGTTACTTTTACTTGCGGCAGTCGTCTTATGTATGCAAATCTTTTTAGGTGCATGGGTGAGTACTAATTATGCTGTGTTGGCATGCCCTGATTTTCCAACTTGCATGGATCGTCTTTGGCCAGAAACAGCTTGGCAAGAAGGCTTCACCCTATGGCGAGGCTTGGGCCTAAATGCTCAAGGTGAATCTATTACACCTGTCGCTTTGCAAACAATCCATTGGGCACATCGCGTATTTGCTATGGTTGCTGTAGTAGTACTTGGCGCCTTGGGAATGAGTGCTCTCAGTTTAAGTAATTCCACATCATCAGGAATTGCCAGAATTGCCAAGTTACTAATAGGCTTGCTCGTTCTCCAGGCTCTGACTGGTATTTCTAATGTAGTCTTTCAGTGGCCCCTCCTTGCTGCCTTAATGCATACGGCAGGTTCTGCTGCATTGGTGTTCTGTTTAGTTCGTTTAGTCCAATGGTCCTCTTGGACTGCCCCAATTCACATGAAGATGTCTAAATCATTATGA
- the cyoE gene encoding heme o synthase translates to MSSPASPNPVTMPRWRQYWVLTKPRVTQLAVFCAVIGMFLATPGMVPYPVLIGGIVGIWLLAGAAFAMNCLIEQAVDAKMKRTAWRPSATGEVTPFHITVFSIILGGLGMVILWIFCNPLTMWLTVATFVGYAVIYTWLLKPATPQNIVIGGLSGAMPPALGWAAVTNSLSAEAWLLVLIIFVWTPPHFWALALYRREDYVQSGLPMLPVTHGERFTLLNILLYTLILIAATLLPYIYGMSGVIYLISAIILGSIFLAYVIALFVSYSDALAKRTFRFSITYLSLLFAVLLIDHYFV, encoded by the coding sequence ATGAGTAGTCCAGCTTCCCCCAATCCTGTAACGATGCCACGTTGGCGTCAATATTGGGTTCTCACCAAGCCCCGCGTAACGCAGTTGGCAGTGTTCTGCGCAGTTATTGGTATGTTCTTGGCTACTCCCGGCATGGTTCCTTATCCGGTCCTAATTGGTGGCATTGTTGGAATTTGGTTGTTGGCAGGAGCAGCTTTCGCAATGAATTGCTTAATCGAGCAAGCCGTCGATGCCAAGATGAAGAGAACTGCTTGGAGGCCCTCTGCAACTGGAGAGGTGACGCCTTTTCATATTACTGTTTTCTCAATTATTCTCGGCGGTTTGGGAATGGTCATCTTGTGGATCTTTTGCAATCCATTGACCATGTGGCTCACCGTAGCCACTTTTGTTGGTTATGCGGTGATTTATACCTGGTTACTCAAGCCTGCCACTCCACAGAATATTGTCATTGGCGGACTCTCGGGTGCTATGCCACCTGCCTTAGGTTGGGCAGCAGTCACTAATAGTTTGTCAGCGGAAGCGTGGCTCTTGGTGCTGATTATTTTTGTTTGGACTCCGCCACACTTTTGGGCTCTTGCTTTATACCGTCGCGAAGATTATGTGCAAAGTGGTTTACCAATGCTGCCAGTGACGCACGGAGAGCGTTTTACTCTACTCAATATTTTGCTATACACATTGATTTTGATTGCAGCTACTTTATTGCCCTATATATATGGCATGAGTGGCGTGATCTATTTGATTTCAGCAATCATTCTGGGCTCGATATTCCTTGCCTACGTTATTGCTTTGTTTGTCTCTTACAGCGATGCGCTAGCGAAGAGGACTTTCCGTTTTTCAATTACGTATCTATCTCTCCTTTTTGCAGTGCTATTAATTGACCACTATTTTGTTTGA
- the trmL gene encoding tRNA (uridine(34)/cytosine(34)/5-carboxymethylaminomethyluridine(34)-2'-O)-methyltransferase TrmL — MFNIVLFEPEIPPNTGNIIRLCANTGAKLHLIEPLGFPMEDAKLRRAGLDYHEFAKVKVHQNWAQFLADEQPQPERIFALTTKGSGKFHDGKYSPEDYFVFGSETKGITEEVRSSIPITNQIRLAMQDSSRSLNLSNTVAIVVYEAWRQNGLLGGS; from the coding sequence ATGTTTAATATCGTTTTATTCGAACCAGAAATTCCACCCAACACGGGTAACATCATTCGCCTGTGCGCAAACACCGGGGCAAAGCTGCATCTCATCGAGCCACTTGGCTTTCCGATGGAAGATGCCAAACTGCGCAGGGCTGGCCTGGACTATCACGAGTTCGCTAAAGTAAAAGTTCATCAAAACTGGGCGCAATTTTTGGCTGATGAACAACCTCAGCCTGAGCGTATTTTTGCCTTGACTACCAAAGGGTCTGGCAAGTTTCATGATGGCAAATATTCACCTGAAGATTATTTTGTTTTTGGCTCAGAAACCAAAGGCATCACTGAAGAAGTTAGAAGCTCAATTCCAATCACCAACCAAATCCGCTTAGCGATGCAAGATAGCAGTCGCAGTTTGAATCTCTCGAATACGGTGGCGATAGTAGTTTATGAAGCTTGGCGCCAGAACGGATTACTGGGTGGAAGTTAA